The Hymenobacter oligotrophus genome has a window encoding:
- a CDS encoding T9SS type A sorting domain-containing protein: MLAALPVLAQPQPQWEWAKAQPFTVSALTTDAVGRVYVTGSFSGTITLGGQQFTAQSTGTDLLVARFSPEGKLDWATSLGAAPFMSGGSSSASGTDISVNPQTGEASVVGSYSGNLMGVSGSEPGEPGTGIRMVVLKLANSGRIQWVVRAGSVSPATIGNAIASDLLGNTHVSGSTNGGFDLSNGSTFGTGSRSMFVLSLGPTGQTRWIVGGQSTLSANADDIATDAQNNVYVLGRYFGPFRFGNFSFTGDVSSNGNTFLAKLANQTGTPLWVRDGAGTGASSLAVDAAGSSYIGGQAGSNVSFGGVSLNISSGSVGYVIHVGPNGSTEWIRSVGDAASNAPVEVATVPTSNGGAARVVVGLTRPNNAATVLALRANGTILWQEQASGGQSNIRDVAVAPGLRIYLGGTLSGQVQFGADAVSANGPTNYLAALAPRANPLRFNWDELSVFPNPATVQLSVQVPPLPAVHIQLLNLNGRVVREVRMPASRQPQTATFNVRELPSGLYTLRLTAGGETISRQVQIR; the protein is encoded by the coding sequence TTGTTAGCCGCGCTGCCCGTACTGGCCCAACCGCAGCCGCAGTGGGAGTGGGCCAAGGCCCAGCCCTTTACCGTAAGCGCCTTAACCACCGACGCCGTGGGTCGCGTGTACGTTACGGGCAGCTTCAGCGGCACCATTACGCTGGGCGGCCAGCAGTTTACAGCCCAAAGCACCGGCACCGATTTGCTGGTGGCGCGCTTTAGCCCCGAGGGCAAACTCGATTGGGCCACTTCCCTAGGTGCCGCGCCTTTTATGAGCGGCGGCAGCAGCAGTGCCAGCGGTACCGACATTAGCGTGAACCCGCAGACGGGGGAGGCCTCCGTGGTGGGCAGCTACAGTGGCAATCTGATGGGGGTATCTGGCTCCGAGCCCGGCGAGCCGGGCACAGGAATCCGAATGGTGGTTCTTAAGCTGGCCAACAGTGGCCGCATTCAGTGGGTAGTACGGGCTGGCAGCGTTAGCCCGGCCACAATTGGCAATGCCATTGCCTCCGATTTGCTGGGCAACACCCACGTATCGGGCAGCACCAATGGCGGCTTCGACCTAAGTAATGGCAGCACGTTCGGCACGGGTAGCCGCAGCATGTTCGTATTGTCGCTGGGCCCAACTGGCCAAACCCGCTGGATAGTGGGCGGGCAAAGCACCCTAAGTGCCAACGCCGACGACATTGCTACCGATGCCCAAAACAACGTGTATGTGCTCGGCCGCTACTTCGGGCCGTTCAGGTTTGGCAATTTTAGCTTTACGGGCGATGTCAGCAGCAACGGCAATACGTTTCTGGCTAAGCTCGCAAACCAAACGGGCACGCCGTTGTGGGTACGCGATGGTGCGGGCACTGGCGCAAGCTCCTTGGCCGTGGATGCGGCGGGCAGCAGCTACATCGGTGGCCAAGCGGGAAGCAACGTGAGTTTTGGAGGCGTCTCGCTCAACATTAGCTCCGGTTCAGTGGGCTATGTAATCCACGTTGGGCCGAACGGCAGCACCGAGTGGATCCGTTCGGTGGGCGACGCGGCCTCTAATGCGCCGGTTGAAGTGGCTACGGTACCTACCTCGAACGGTGGTGCCGCGCGGGTAGTGGTGGGGCTTACGCGGCCCAACAATGCGGCTACGGTTTTGGCTTTGCGTGCCAACGGCACAATTCTGTGGCAGGAGCAAGCCAGTGGTGGCCAGAGCAACATCCGCGACGTGGCCGTGGCGCCCGGGCTGCGCATTTACCTAGGCGGCACGCTTTCGGGGCAGGTGCAGTTTGGGGCCGATGCCGTTAGCGCCAACGGCCCGACCAATTACCTGGCTGCCTTGGCGCCGCGGGCCAATCCCTTGCGCTTTAACTGGGATGAGCTGAGCGTATTCCCGAACCCGGCCACGGTGCAGCTTTCGGTGCAAGTGCCGCCCCTGCCGGCCGTGCACATCCAGCTACTTAACCTGAATGGCCGCGTGGTGCGCGAGGTGCGGATGCCCGCTAGCCGTCAGCCCCAAACCGCTACGTTCAATGTACGTGAGCTACCCAGCGGCTTGTACACCCTGCGCTTAACTGCAGGCGGCGAAACCATTAGCCGTCAGGTGCAAATACGCTAA
- a CDS encoding tetratricopeptide repeat protein produces MLLGARDQHLRALYRQAQLQRVDSVRALVQQHPQADAKRVVLLTHLASELTSYDVRAAGPVRREALRLASELRGADDLVAETLLDLADHHIALAEYPAARQRLQQSQETFAQLHDVGGVMRCLGRLARIADQQGHYADALSYCFRVMAMGKGGDERRFHTSSVIHVGSIYTRMGQYALAENYLLEALQVAREHNYPDRMNLALGELGELSRRQGRWATARRYYMQSIAVSRKAGEPSVVLAMELNLAEVSERLSLYPDALALGYATLRQAQASGQLLLIPRAQALLARTFLHLGRTDSALWYAQRSLYASQAVASAERLCDAYEVLAQTYAQHQDYAQAYKAYQHFEGVKDSLFGEEVNRRTMALQLGHEMQQKQAQIRLLMQERELERLRQQRQQALLAGATLLVALGAGAALWAYRRRQHSRELTLRSRIAADLHDDVGTLLSQISLQSGLLQEGLADALGQQQQLSQISDASRSAVRQLNDVVWSLDAHNDHLPNLLDRMRDYAHEVLGPAGLVVVFELPIALPSQRLPVLLRRNLYLIYKESLHNIIKHATGARQVTIRLECSPVNELTLEVLNDGDFGEVLEQADGHGHTRRSGHGLRNIQARAKAMGGRVTLGRAGTGFCVRVEVPLASGWKANRRISRLSK; encoded by the coding sequence GTGCTGCTTGGAGCCCGCGACCAGCATCTGCGAGCCCTGTACCGGCAAGCGCAGTTGCAGCGCGTCGATAGCGTGCGGGCTTTGGTGCAGCAACACCCGCAGGCCGATGCGAAGCGGGTAGTCCTCCTAACGCACCTAGCAAGCGAACTTACTTCTTACGATGTACGCGCCGCTGGTCCTGTACGGCGCGAGGCGTTGCGCCTTGCTTCCGAACTGCGCGGCGCCGACGACCTTGTGGCCGAAACCCTATTGGATTTGGCCGACCACCACATTGCCTTGGCCGAATACCCAGCGGCCAGGCAACGACTGCAGCAATCCCAAGAAACATTTGCCCAACTGCACGACGTAGGAGGTGTAATGCGTTGCCTAGGTAGGTTAGCCCGCATTGCCGATCAGCAAGGGCACTACGCCGACGCGCTGTCGTACTGCTTTCGGGTTATGGCGATGGGTAAGGGCGGCGACGAACGCCGCTTCCATACCAGCTCCGTTATTCATGTGGGGAGTATTTACACCCGCATGGGGCAATACGCCTTGGCGGAAAATTATTTGCTGGAAGCCCTGCAAGTAGCGCGCGAGCACAACTATCCCGACCGGATGAACCTAGCCCTAGGCGAATTAGGTGAGTTGAGTCGTAGGCAAGGCCGCTGGGCCACCGCTCGGCGGTATTACATGCAGAGCATTGCCGTGAGCAGAAAAGCAGGCGAACCTTCCGTGGTGTTGGCCATGGAGCTCAATCTGGCTGAAGTAAGCGAACGATTAAGCTTATACCCCGATGCGCTAGCCCTGGGCTATGCCACGCTACGGCAGGCCCAGGCTTCAGGCCAGCTATTGTTGATTCCACGAGCTCAGGCACTGTTGGCTCGCACGTTTTTGCATCTCGGGCGCACCGATAGTGCACTATGGTACGCGCAGCGCAGCTTGTATGCCAGCCAGGCGGTGGCCTCAGCCGAGCGGTTGTGCGATGCTTACGAAGTGCTAGCCCAAACCTACGCCCAGCATCAGGATTACGCCCAAGCTTACAAAGCGTACCAGCATTTTGAGGGAGTAAAGGACAGCTTGTTTGGCGAGGAAGTAAACCGCCGGACCATGGCCTTGCAGCTTGGGCACGAGATGCAACAAAAGCAGGCACAAATTCGCCTCCTTATGCAAGAGCGCGAGTTGGAGCGACTGCGCCAGCAGCGGCAGCAAGCCTTGCTGGCCGGTGCTACGCTGCTGGTTGCCCTAGGTGCCGGAGCCGCGCTTTGGGCTTACCGACGTCGGCAGCACAGCCGCGAACTAACCCTACGCAGCCGCATTGCTGCCGATCTGCACGACGACGTGGGTACGCTGCTGTCGCAAATCTCGCTGCAGAGCGGATTGTTGCAAGAAGGACTCGCAGATGCCCTGGGGCAACAGCAACAGCTAAGTCAGATTTCCGATGCCAGCCGCTCGGCCGTGCGCCAGCTTAACGACGTGGTGTGGAGCCTCGATGCACACAACGACCACCTGCCCAACCTGCTGGATCGTATGCGCGACTACGCCCACGAGGTGCTTGGCCCCGCAGGGTTAGTGGTGGTGTTCGAGTTGCCTATTGCCCTGCCGAGCCAACGCTTGCCCGTGCTGTTGCGCCGCAATTTGTATCTCATCTACAAAGAAAGTTTGCACAACATCATCAAGCACGCCACCGGAGCTCGGCAGGTAACGATACGTTTGGAATGCAGCCCGGTGAACGAACTAACGTTGGAAGTACTGAACGACGGGGACTTTGGCGAAGTACTTGAGCAAGCAGACGGGCATGGCCATACACGCCGTTCGGGGCACGGCCTTCGCAACATCCAGGCACGAGCCAAAGCCATGGGTGGGCGTGTTACGCTGGGCCGCGCGGGTACAGGCTTCTGTGTGCGGGTAGAGGTGCCCTTGGCATCAGGTTGGAAGGCAAACCGTAGGATATCCAGGCTCAGCAAGTAG
- a CDS encoding response regulator, with protein MKIRLAIVEDQPAIRQALSVYLCAQPEFECTLVVGSVEELLEALADGVPAPRLVLSDIGLPGMSGIEGIGVLREVAPGAEVVLITVYQDADRTFKALCAGAVGYLVKSTPLPEIKQGLLDVLAGGSPMSPAIARHVMRYFRPAPVAAENSLTPREQQIVEALEQGLSYKLVADRLGISINTVRAYIRTVYDKLQINSKAELLNRKRHGGS; from the coding sequence ATGAAAATCCGACTGGCCATTGTCGAGGATCAGCCCGCTATCCGTCAGGCTCTTAGTGTTTACTTATGCGCCCAGCCGGAGTTTGAGTGCACTTTGGTGGTAGGCTCGGTAGAAGAACTACTGGAGGCCTTGGCCGATGGGGTACCCGCACCACGTTTGGTACTCTCCGACATCGGCCTGCCAGGCATGTCAGGTATCGAGGGCATTGGGGTACTGCGCGAGGTAGCGCCCGGTGCAGAGGTCGTGCTGATTACAGTCTATCAAGACGCCGACCGCACCTTCAAAGCGCTGTGCGCCGGCGCCGTTGGCTACTTGGTGAAGAGCACCCCCTTGCCCGAGATTAAACAGGGGCTGCTGGATGTATTAGCGGGCGGCTCGCCCATGTCGCCGGCCATTGCCCGGCACGTGATGCGCTACTTCCGCCCAGCGCCCGTCGCTGCCGAGAACAGCCTGACGCCGCGGGAGCAGCAGATCGTGGAGGCTTTGGAGCAGGGGCTGAGTTACAAACTGGTAGCCGACCGGCTAGGCATCAGCATCAATACCGTTCGCGCCTACATCCGCACCGTGTACGACAAGCTGCAGATCAATTCCAAGGCCGAATTGCTGAATCGCAAACGACACGGCGGTAGCTGA